In Legionella beliardensis, the following are encoded in one genomic region:
- the purF gene encoding amidophosphoribosyltransferase, with the protein MCGIVGIHSHKAVAPELYESLIHLQHRGQDAAGILTSDQRFYHKYGLGLVREIFNADNVLPLKGNVGIAHTRYPTAGGYGTADVQPLWIGSPRGISLAHNGNLTNYPELAEEISKQHRHLNTSLDSEVLLLVFADLLANSPGFIDNDEQFFDVLCRVVSLLFAKLEGAYSVVSVIVGKGLIAFRDPHGIRPLVLGTRENEDGTTDTIFASETTPFYALGFNPQGDILPGEVAYVNSQGKLFRRVVKAAEFRPCIFEYVYFARPDATINDISVYRARLRMGQNLACQWKNKYPNLIPDVVIPAPFTANTAALSFAHELGVRYSEGLYKNPFIGRTFIMPNQSVRTSSIRHKLNPQRTEIKNKIVLIVDDSIVRGTTSREIVKMVREFGAKQIYFVSTSPPLINPCFYGIDIPSTKELIAANCTEDDIAKFIGVDALLYQTKEDLIEAVTRRSQYKINKTCMACMDGDYFCSKITPNKMQEMEIYREKARHKNSEDIED; encoded by the coding sequence ATGTGCGGTATTGTTGGTATTCATAGTCATAAAGCTGTTGCGCCTGAGTTATATGAAAGCTTGATTCATTTACAACATCGTGGTCAGGATGCCGCTGGTATTTTAACTTCTGATCAACGTTTTTATCATAAATACGGTTTAGGACTTGTTAGAGAAATCTTTAATGCTGACAATGTACTGCCTTTAAAAGGCAATGTTGGCATTGCTCATACCCGTTATCCCACTGCCGGTGGCTATGGCACAGCAGATGTCCAACCACTCTGGATTGGTAGCCCACGTGGCATATCTCTTGCCCATAATGGTAATTTGACCAATTACCCTGAATTAGCAGAAGAAATTAGTAAGCAACATCGCCACTTAAATACCTCACTTGACTCTGAAGTATTATTACTTGTTTTTGCAGATTTGCTAGCAAATAGCCCTGGCTTTATTGATAATGATGAGCAATTCTTTGACGTATTATGCAGGGTGGTTAGCTTATTATTCGCTAAACTAGAAGGTGCATATTCAGTAGTTAGCGTCATTGTTGGTAAAGGTTTAATTGCTTTTCGGGATCCACATGGCATCCGCCCTTTAGTGTTAGGTACACGTGAAAATGAAGATGGCACAACTGACACTATTTTTGCATCTGAGACAACGCCTTTTTATGCCTTAGGTTTTAACCCACAAGGCGATATACTGCCCGGTGAAGTTGCTTACGTAAATAGTCAGGGCAAGTTATTTCGTCGTGTGGTTAAAGCAGCGGAATTTAGACCGTGTATTTTTGAATATGTTTATTTTGCAAGACCTGATGCCACCATTAATGACATCAGTGTTTATCGGGCACGATTACGAATGGGGCAGAATCTAGCCTGCCAGTGGAAAAATAAATACCCTAATCTTATACCCGATGTAGTGATACCTGCACCATTTACAGCCAATACGGCAGCGCTTTCTTTTGCACATGAATTAGGCGTACGCTATTCAGAAGGACTTTATAAAAATCCTTTTATTGGCCGTACGTTTATTATGCCGAATCAAAGTGTTCGTACAAGTAGTATTCGTCATAAATTAAACCCACAACGTACTGAAATTAAAAATAAAATTGTACTTATTGTGGATGACAGTATCGTTCGTGGCACCACCTCACGAGAAATTGTTAAAATGGTTCGTGAATTTGGAGCTAAGCAAATTTATTTTGTATCAACTTCTCCACCGCTTATCAATCCTTGCTTCTATGGTATAGATATTCCATCGACCAAAGAATTAATTGCTGCCAACTGTACAGAAGATGACATTGCTAAATTTATTGGTGTTGATGCGCTACTTTATCAAACGAAAGAAGATTTAATTGAAGCTGTCACGCGTCGCAGTCAATATAAGATTAATAAAACCTGTATGGCTTGTATGGATGGTGATTATTTTTGTAGCAAAATTACTCCAAATAAAATGCAGGAAATGGAAATTTATAGAGAAAAAGCTCGTCATAAAAATAGCGAAGACATAGAGGATTAA
- a CDS encoding DotI/IcmL family type IV secretion protein gives MLKISTSLVLLGITVSGFANDLCSRLANDNKVQSWAYEAILATNNYNFVHSSKEKEAANYFTKSAWASYKKEFNVNNQVKKVQKEKMVVSVGLQNSPLILEKNKNHWKIQLPLILNYQNETTKQTELAGLEVTVVKDKQKEDCLVISSVKKIPLANDSSSS, from the coding sequence ATGCTTAAAATAAGTACTTCCTTGGTGTTGCTAGGAATAACAGTTAGCGGCTTTGCTAATGATCTTTGTAGCCGTTTAGCTAACGATAATAAAGTACAAAGCTGGGCTTATGAGGCGATATTAGCAACCAATAATTATAACTTTGTACATTCGTCTAAAGAAAAAGAAGCGGCAAATTATTTTACGAAATCAGCATGGGCTAGTTATAAAAAAGAATTTAATGTAAATAATCAGGTAAAAAAAGTACAAAAAGAAAAGATGGTAGTCTCAGTTGGCCTGCAAAACTCTCCTTTAATTTTAGAAAAAAATAAGAACCACTGGAAAATACAACTGCCTTTGATTTTGAATTATCAAAATGAAACGACCAAACAAACTGAGCTAGCAGGACTAGAAGTGACTGTGGTTAAAGATAAGCAAAAAGAAGACTGTCTAGTCATTAGCTCGGTTAAAAAAATACCGCTTGCCAATGATTCATCTAGCTCCTAA
- the purM gene encoding phosphoribosylformylglycinamidine cyclo-ligase, which yields MASIDYKAAGVDVDAGNEAVRNIKKAVESTFSPQVLTPIGSFGAMYDLKPLLEQYDHPVLVQSIDGVGTKMMVAKMMQKFDTIGIDLVSATTNDIIVMGAKPLTLLDYIANDKLKPEVIEQIVKGIVAGCLDNDIALVGGETAEMPGTYLPGEHDLVGIITGVVEKEKAILGKDIKEGDVVAMFPSSGLHTNGYSLARKLLFDTARFTVESYVDELGQSIGEQLLTPHINYTQPVLSTLQQGIAIKGMAHITGGGLLENIPRILPNNCAVEIYKNKIPEQPLFRLLRKLGNLDDNQMYKTFNMGVGLVLFLSAKDFELMSKFLQIEFPSFPLYEIGQVILGKPEVKLL from the coding sequence ATGGCAAGTATTGATTATAAAGCAGCAGGTGTCGATGTTGACGCAGGTAATGAAGCTGTACGTAATATTAAAAAAGCAGTAGAGAGCACTTTCTCACCGCAGGTCCTAACGCCTATCGGCAGTTTCGGTGCTATGTATGATCTTAAACCACTATTAGAGCAATATGATCACCCGGTCTTAGTACAGAGCATTGATGGTGTTGGTACTAAAATGATGGTTGCTAAAATGATGCAAAAATTTGATACCATCGGAATTGATTTAGTCAGTGCAACGACTAACGATATTATTGTAATGGGTGCTAAGCCCCTCACGCTTTTAGATTATATCGCCAACGATAAGTTAAAACCTGAAGTCATCGAACAAATTGTAAAAGGAATAGTGGCAGGCTGCCTTGACAATGATATTGCGCTTGTCGGTGGTGAAACTGCTGAAATGCCAGGTACTTATTTACCTGGCGAACACGATTTAGTAGGTATTATTACCGGCGTTGTTGAAAAAGAAAAAGCCATTTTGGGGAAGGATATTAAGGAAGGCGATGTAGTGGCTATGTTTCCATCCAGTGGGTTGCATACCAATGGCTACTCCTTAGCGCGCAAGTTACTCTTTGATACTGCAAGATTTACCGTTGAATCTTATGTTGATGAGCTAGGCCAATCGATTGGTGAACAGTTGTTAACCCCGCATATCAATTACACGCAGCCTGTTTTAAGCACCTTGCAACAGGGCATTGCCATTAAAGGAATGGCACATATTACCGGTGGCGGCTTATTAGAAAATATTCCTCGTATTTTACCTAACAACTGTGCCGTAGAAATTTATAAAAATAAAATTCCTGAACAACCATTATTTAGGTTATTACGCAAACTGGGTAATTTAGACGATAATCAAATGTATAAGACATTTAATATGGGTGTAGGTTTAGTGTTATTTTTATCAGCAAAAGATTTCGAATTAATGTCTAAATTTCTACAGATTGAATTTCCTTCATTTCCACTTTATGAAATTGGCCAGGTTATTTTAGGTAAGCCAGAGGTAAAATTGTTATGA
- the purQ gene encoding phosphoribosylformylglycinamidine synthase I gives MIRIGLIQFPGSNCERETALAIKRAGMQPVEFLWNEPISKLKEMEGYVLIGGFSYEDRSRAGIIAALDPVMREIKIQSDAGKPVLGICNGAQILLEAGLVPGLTDSNNKIALTENKRVKDGKILGIGFYNAWVNVCLTKHYQKNNAFTRYLSENDTIHLPVAHAEGRFIMPVEFYQELKQQGLNLLQYCDEQGEIIDNFPINPNGSIDNIAAISNVAGNVMAMMPHPERTTNGDVFFHSMRDFIISTPLAHKLVAKPIQRNVAKPPPFAPTIEHTQCVVKLIITDNQALTVQKTLQKLGIPVTVNRFVHWEISHDSAAILEQIKKSGVLYCDRKEHEVSLPMAATDADYFCLVRAKEDLVGQRAKQTLTEHYSISEVKSIKHSILWHFSSDYGNIDSLMDEILLTNIIGNQYAHEFFSYNR, from the coding sequence ATGATACGCATTGGGCTGATTCAATTTCCAGGATCAAATTGTGAGCGTGAAACGGCATTAGCAATTAAGCGTGCTGGGATGCAGCCAGTTGAGTTTTTATGGAATGAGCCAATTTCTAAGCTTAAAGAAATGGAAGGGTATGTACTGATTGGTGGCTTTTCTTATGAAGATCGCTCGCGAGCAGGCATTATTGCAGCACTTGATCCTGTTATGCGCGAAATTAAAATACAAAGTGATGCCGGAAAACCGGTACTCGGTATTTGTAATGGCGCCCAAATTTTATTAGAAGCAGGCTTAGTTCCTGGCTTAACGGATAGCAATAATAAAATTGCCTTAACTGAAAACAAGCGCGTAAAAGATGGAAAAATCTTAGGCATAGGTTTTTATAATGCTTGGGTTAATGTGTGCTTAACTAAGCATTATCAGAAAAATAATGCATTTACCCGCTATCTTTCTGAAAATGATACAATTCATCTGCCTGTAGCGCATGCTGAAGGGCGCTTTATTATGCCTGTCGAATTTTATCAAGAACTTAAACAGCAAGGTTTAAATTTACTGCAATATTGTGATGAGCAAGGTGAAATTATTGATAATTTCCCAATAAATCCTAATGGCTCAATAGATAATATTGCTGCTATTAGTAATGTTGCAGGTAATGTGATGGCGATGATGCCGCATCCGGAGCGCACCACAAATGGTGATGTCTTTTTCCACTCCATGCGTGATTTTATCATATCCACGCCCTTAGCACACAAGCTTGTCGCGAAACCTATTCAAAGAAATGTAGCAAAACCGCCGCCATTTGCACCAACAATTGAACATACTCAGTGTGTTGTTAAATTAATTATTACAGACAATCAAGCATTAACAGTGCAAAAAACATTACAGAAATTAGGTATTCCTGTTACGGTAAATCGTTTTGTGCATTGGGAAATTAGCCATGATTCAGCTGCGATATTAGAGCAGATAAAAAAAAGCGGGGTTTTATACTGTGATCGCAAAGAACATGAAGTTAGTTTACCTATGGCTGCAACTGACGCTGATTATTTTTGTTTAGTGCGTGCGAAGGAAGACTTAGTTGGGCAGCGCGCTAAGCAAACGTTAACCGAGCATTATTCTATTTCAGAGGTCAAGTCTATTAAGCATAGTATTTTATGGCACTTCAGCAGTGACTATGGAAATATCGATTCATTAATGGATGAAATTTTATTAACTAATATAATTGGGAATCAATACGCTCATGAGTTCTTCAGCTATAACCGATAA
- a CDS encoding DUF2157 domain-containing protein, which yields MKISRSTLDKAADEQIITPEQANALYQFIKNQPDQQASFNFTNVLYYFGGLIAIGAMTLFMNLGWENFGPWGIFFLCVIYAMIGLWLTALFDKKNYKIPAGICATFVIALTPLAVYAVQKALGLWPIEDSHYRGFHAIIHWHWIFMEFATLIVGLILAWIYRYPFMVMPIAVTLWYMSMDIADLIMGDTVDFEFNALISMYFGLIVTLIAFWVDVRSRHTVDYAFWLYLFGVITFWGGMTAQSSDSELSKFFYLCINLFMIGIGVILVRRIFVVLGGIGCCIYLGHLAWQVFQNSMLFPIALTLIGLIIIYLGTLWQKHEVTLTQKAQALLPKPIQELLKSRE from the coding sequence ATGAAAATTTCTCGATCTACTTTAGATAAAGCAGCAGATGAGCAGATTATTACGCCTGAACAGGCTAACGCGTTATACCAATTTATAAAAAATCAACCTGACCAACAAGCAAGTTTTAATTTTACCAATGTTTTGTATTATTTCGGTGGCCTTATCGCTATTGGCGCGATGACACTCTTCATGAACCTTGGTTGGGAAAATTTTGGGCCTTGGGGAATTTTTTTTCTTTGTGTTATTTATGCAATGATTGGTCTGTGGCTAACCGCTTTATTTGATAAGAAAAACTATAAAATCCCTGCAGGTATTTGCGCCACCTTTGTTATTGCCTTAACGCCACTGGCTGTTTACGCGGTGCAAAAGGCTTTAGGTTTATGGCCTATTGAAGATTCTCATTACCGTGGTTTTCACGCTATTATCCATTGGCACTGGATTTTCATGGAGTTTGCCACCTTAATTGTGGGCCTTATTTTAGCTTGGATATATCGTTATCCATTTATGGTTATGCCTATTGCGGTAACGCTTTGGTATATGTCTATGGATATTGCTGATTTAATCATGGGTGATACAGTCGATTTTGAATTTAATGCGTTAATTTCAATGTACTTTGGTTTAATTGTGACATTAATTGCGTTTTGGGTTGATGTGCGTTCACGTCATACTGTAGATTATGCGTTTTGGCTCTATTTGTTTGGCGTTATTACGTTCTGGGGAGGCATGACTGCCCAAAGCTCAGACAGCGAATTGTCTAAATTCTTTTACCTTTGTATTAATCTATTCATGATAGGAATTGGCGTTATTCTAGTAAGGCGCATTTTTGTAGTGCTTGGTGGTATAGGTTGTTGTATTTATTTGGGCCATTTAGCCTGGCAAGTATTTCAAAATAGCATGCTATTTCCTATTGCCCTGACCTTAATTGGTTTAATTATTATTTATCTTGGTACTTTATGGCAAAAACATGAAGTAACTCTCACCCAAAAGGCACAAGCATTACTACCTAAACCTATTCAGGAATTATTAAAATCTCGCGAATAA
- the purL gene encoding phosphoribosylformylglycinamidine synthase subunit PurL has protein sequence MQEVPSFFDFASLSTQEVANLLAQFNVRLTVDEALFIQNSLLKRPPTYAECILWSIQGSEHCSYKSSRKYLSQFVTTAPHVILGPKEDAGIVAVATDNQGIRYGIVVSHESHNHPSQLVPYEGAATGVGGNVRDVACMGAEVIAVADSLRFGDINKAKTNWVTEGVVHGISGYANPLGIPNLAGDTYFDDAYNENCLVTLVTLGVIREDHVIHSYAPPNAENYKFILVGKPTDNSGFGGAAFASANLDVAQQEENKGAVQEPNAFLQRHILKANYALFAWLREQHLINKVGFKDLGAGGIACASVELADAGGYGAEINLNLVPTSMSELLPAVILCSETQERFMWVVPEHLVPIVLEHYNQRFALPEICEGAGATVIGSLRHDGLYVVTYDGQEIVSAQAKDITRGIVYDRPHNYQQPNNLEPKNLPTRDLNDTLLQLLSHENIASCAPIYEMYDKQVQGRSVIEPGSADAGVMAPFNEDKYPIEIRMTGVALSLDHNPRYNKIDAYWGAVNAVLESVRNVIAVGAWPLSLTDCLCFGNPEKPQQMGEFVASIKGITDACNAVKWPANPDVTLPIISGNVSLYNESEQGAIPPSPIISCLGVISDYRKALTYDLKQPDSLLLLIGERRDECGGSVYYQLHNELGNELPKPDLATFTQEITAVFTAIEQELVLSAHDISEGGLAVSLAEMSFKNNIGVTIEIPGSLAEEKKLFSESGGFILEILPANLPAVTTIFSDFAVPYIVLGKTTAAPILKMNSKIDLAISQAKAAWHNGLREKLT, from the coding sequence ATGCAAGAAGTACCTAGTTTTTTTGATTTCGCCTCGCTTTCTACACAAGAAGTTGCCAACTTGCTTGCGCAATTTAATGTGCGCTTGACTGTGGATGAAGCACTTTTTATCCAAAATTCACTCCTTAAAAGACCGCCAACGTATGCTGAATGTATCCTTTGGTCTATACAGGGATCTGAGCATTGCTCATATAAAAGTAGTCGTAAGTACTTAAGTCAGTTTGTTACCACAGCGCCGCATGTTATTTTAGGGCCAAAAGAAGATGCGGGTATTGTCGCCGTTGCTACCGATAATCAAGGCATTCGTTATGGCATAGTAGTTAGCCATGAATCGCATAACCATCCCTCACAACTTGTACCCTATGAAGGGGCGGCAACAGGGGTAGGAGGTAATGTGCGCGATGTTGCTTGTATGGGCGCGGAAGTGATTGCGGTTGCTGATAGTTTACGTTTTGGTGATATTAATAAAGCTAAAACGAATTGGGTTACGGAAGGTGTGGTACATGGTATATCAGGTTATGCAAATCCACTAGGTATACCGAATCTTGCCGGCGATACGTATTTTGATGACGCTTATAATGAGAATTGCTTAGTTACCTTAGTTACCTTAGGCGTTATTCGAGAAGATCACGTTATTCACTCTTATGCGCCACCTAATGCTGAAAATTATAAATTTATTTTAGTCGGCAAACCCACTGATAATAGTGGTTTTGGGGGTGCTGCTTTTGCCTCAGCTAATCTAGATGTAGCGCAACAAGAGGAAAATAAAGGCGCTGTGCAAGAGCCAAATGCCTTTCTACAGCGCCACATTCTTAAAGCAAATTATGCATTATTTGCATGGCTTCGTGAGCAACATTTAATTAATAAGGTCGGTTTTAAAGATTTAGGTGCAGGCGGTATTGCATGTGCCTCAGTTGAGTTAGCTGATGCTGGTGGTTATGGTGCAGAGATTAATCTTAATCTTGTACCTACTAGTATGTCAGAATTATTACCAGCTGTTATTTTATGTTCTGAAACGCAAGAGCGTTTTATGTGGGTTGTTCCTGAGCATTTAGTGCCCATTGTCTTAGAGCATTATAATCAACGCTTTGCATTACCTGAGATTTGTGAAGGTGCAGGCGCTACAGTAATAGGCAGTTTACGCCATGATGGCCTCTACGTGGTGACTTATGATGGACAAGAAATCGTTTCAGCACAGGCTAAGGATATTACGCGTGGTATTGTCTATGATAGGCCTCATAATTATCAACAACCAAATAACCTTGAGCCAAAGAATTTGCCTACAAGGGATTTAAATGACACGTTGTTGCAACTGCTGAGCCACGAAAATATTGCTTCATGCGCACCCATTTATGAAATGTATGATAAGCAAGTGCAAGGTCGTTCAGTGATAGAACCAGGCAGTGCTGATGCAGGCGTCATGGCGCCTTTTAATGAGGATAAATATCCTATTGAAATACGTATGACCGGTGTTGCTTTATCCTTAGATCACAATCCTCGCTATAATAAGATTGATGCTTATTGGGGTGCTGTTAATGCTGTACTGGAATCAGTACGTAATGTGATTGCAGTTGGTGCTTGGCCTTTATCATTAACTGATTGTCTTTGCTTTGGTAATCCCGAAAAGCCACAACAAATGGGTGAATTTGTTGCATCAATAAAGGGTATTACAGATGCATGCAATGCAGTTAAATGGCCAGCTAATCCTGACGTAACCTTACCTATTATTTCCGGTAATGTTTCACTCTACAATGAATCTGAGCAAGGTGCTATTCCTCCTAGCCCAATTATTAGTTGCTTAGGTGTTATAAGTGATTATCGCAAAGCGCTCACTTATGACTTAAAACAACCTGATTCTTTATTACTACTAATTGGCGAGCGGCGAGATGAGTGCGGCGGTAGTGTTTATTATCAATTACACAATGAGCTTGGTAATGAGCTACCTAAACCGGATTTAGCCACATTTACGCAAGAAATCACTGCAGTTTTTACAGCAATTGAGCAAGAATTAGTTTTATCAGCGCATGATATTTCTGAAGGTGGATTAGCGGTTAGCCTTGCTGAAATGAGTTTTAAAAATAATATTGGTGTGACCATTGAAATACCGGGCAGCTTAGCGGAGGAAAAAAAGCTTTTTTCAGAAAGCGGTGGGTTTATTCTTGAAATTTTGCCTGCTAACTTGCCAGCTGTTACCACTATTTTTAGTGATTTTGCAGTCCCTTATATTGTATTAGGTAAAACGACAGCAGCGCCAATTCTTAAAATGAATAGCAAAATAGATTTAGCAATTAGCCAGGCAAAAGCAGCATGGCACAATGGTTTACGGGAGAAACTGACTTAA
- a CDS encoding phosphoribosylaminoimidazolesuccinocarboxamide synthase has protein sequence MSSSAITDNYRNKIRTALPFCLSKTNFPFAKVQAGKVRDTYDLGDKLMLITTDRLTAFDRPLALIPYKGQVLNQTSAWWFEQTASLVPNHVIAVPDPNVLIAKKCDVFPIEFVIRGYITGTTNTSLWTQYKQGVRDYCGITFPEGLKKNQKLDKPVLTPTTKEKVHDRPIAPKDIIAEGWMTEEDWLEASDLAMKLYEKGVELAKQQNLILVDTKYEFGRDQDEKIIVIDEIHTPDSSRYWRADTYEQCFAEGRDPDNIDKEFLRLWFAKNCDPYQDETLPEAPTDLVEELSARYIQLYEMITGQSFHFIEQNEPIEERILRHVSRYIS, from the coding sequence ATGAGTTCTTCAGCTATAACCGATAATTATCGCAATAAAATTCGCACAGCTTTGCCATTTTGCCTCAGTAAAACTAATTTTCCGTTTGCTAAAGTGCAAGCAGGTAAGGTACGAGATACCTATGACTTAGGTGATAAGCTCATGCTAATTACCACCGATCGTCTAACTGCCTTTGATAGACCCCTTGCTTTAATTCCTTATAAAGGGCAAGTTTTAAATCAAACCAGCGCTTGGTGGTTTGAGCAAACTGCATCTTTGGTGCCTAACCATGTAATAGCCGTGCCTGATCCAAATGTGCTGATTGCTAAAAAATGTGATGTTTTTCCTATAGAATTTGTGATTAGGGGTTATATTACCGGTACGACTAATACCTCGTTATGGACGCAATATAAACAAGGCGTTCGCGATTATTGTGGCATTACTTTTCCAGAAGGGCTGAAAAAAAATCAAAAACTTGATAAGCCTGTTTTAACACCAACCACTAAAGAAAAAGTTCATGACCGACCAATTGCACCTAAAGATATTATTGCTGAAGGTTGGATGACGGAAGAGGATTGGCTGGAGGCAAGTGATTTAGCCATGAAACTCTATGAAAAAGGTGTTGAGCTTGCTAAGCAGCAAAATTTAATATTAGTTGACACCAAATATGAATTTGGCCGCGACCAAGATGAAAAAATTATTGTCATTGATGAAATCCATACACCTGACTCAAGCCGCTATTGGCGAGCAGACACCTATGAGCAATGTTTTGCCGAAGGAAGAGATCCTGACAATATTGATAAGGAATTTTTACGCCTCTGGTTTGCAAAAAATTGCGATCCTTATCAAGATGAAACCCTACCAGAAGCGCCAACTGACTTAGTTGAAGAGCTCTCAGCGCGCTATATTCAACTGTATGAGATGATAACAGGTCAATCATTTCATTTTATTGAGCAAAATGAACCTATTGAAGAAAGAATTTTGCGTCATGTAAGCCGTTATATAAGTTAA
- a CDS encoding heavy metal-binding domain-containing protein — protein sequence MAVITGLSGNEIFCLAQKGFIPGNIVVGNSVHSLGVIGSVGSNLKAMLGGELTQITRLIEEGRETALERMFAEAAAHGATGITGVTSQLIWHDANIEFLSIGSVVKSKNIGLKPFSTSADGQELYAQLDAGYEPICFAFGNVAYSMGIGRGIIGSLKTLARGEIREYSNIFNVTRHLALNRIKAHASANNANAVLGIQSTILPFGGVNEMLMIGTASKAPFVVGSTEQGIITSDMTNIEMWNMASLGYMPLRLLLGTSVYSLGVVGGITSAIKSFMRGELTELSRLIYDARENSLGIINDEAKAIGAEDVVGVKTYVYQLGNGLVEFLAIGTAVKKSASVKPQSPQLPPQAIVVDKTTYYDLVSSYGTKVNINESRKPIGRNNSLLPLILFFLIFLIYTGFHGLLALFR from the coding sequence ATGGCAGTCATAACAGGTTTATCAGGTAATGAAATTTTCTGCCTAGCACAGAAAGGTTTTATACCAGGCAATATAGTTGTTGGTAATAGCGTGCATTCTTTAGGCGTGATTGGCAGTGTTGGATCTAATTTAAAAGCAATGTTAGGCGGTGAATTAACGCAAATTACCAGGCTTATCGAAGAAGGACGAGAAACAGCCTTAGAAAGAATGTTTGCAGAAGCCGCAGCGCATGGGGCAACAGGTATTACAGGTGTAACAAGTCAATTAATATGGCATGACGCAAATATTGAATTTTTATCAATTGGCTCAGTAGTAAAATCAAAAAACATTGGACTTAAGCCTTTCTCAACCTCAGCAGATGGGCAAGAACTTTATGCGCAACTTGATGCAGGTTATGAACCTATCTGTTTTGCTTTTGGTAATGTAGCTTACTCCATGGGAATTGGACGTGGAATTATTGGTAGTTTGAAAACCTTAGCTCGTGGAGAGATTAGAGAATATTCAAATATTTTTAATGTGACTCGTCACTTAGCGTTAAATAGAATCAAGGCACATGCCAGCGCAAATAATGCCAATGCCGTTTTAGGCATACAATCTACTATATTACCGTTTGGTGGTGTCAACGAAATGCTCATGATTGGAACAGCGTCAAAAGCGCCATTTGTTGTTGGTTCGACTGAGCAGGGCATTATTACCAGTGACATGACTAACATTGAAATGTGGAATATGGCGTCATTAGGTTATATGCCTCTACGTTTACTGCTAGGAACATCTGTCTATTCCTTAGGCGTAGTTGGCGGGATTACTTCCGCAATTAAATCGTTCATGCGGGGAGAATTAACAGAGCTCTCGCGTCTAATTTATGATGCTCGGGAAAATTCTCTAGGTATCATTAATGATGAAGCCAAAGCGATTGGCGCAGAAGATGTCGTTGGCGTTAAAACATATGTCTATCAATTAGGTAATGGTTTAGTGGAATTTCTTGCTATAGGCACAGCAGTTAAAAAATCAGCCTCAGTAAAACCCCAGTCACCGCAGTTACCGCCACAAGCTATCGTTGTTGATAAGACTACCTATTATGACTTAGTAAGTAGCTATGGCACAAAAGTTAATATTAATGAAAGTCGCAAACCTATCGGTAGAAATAATTCATTATTACCCTTAATTCTTTTTTTCCTCATTTTCCTTATTTATACCGGCTTTCATGGCCTACTAGCTTTATTTAGATAG